In the genome of Hevea brasiliensis isolate MT/VB/25A 57/8 chromosome 14, ASM3005281v1, whole genome shotgun sequence, the window cacacacactgctccaaattacgacaacaacatccatggcactttaacagttgtgaatgcaacataaaacgtgcctagagtttaactatatagagACATACATATAATTAATGTATGggtatgcttaaacatataataatatcgaaattacaattaaaattaatattttacttatagacttgacagcggtcactgtggcggctgggcggagaaagaaggttgtcccggctcacctgacaatttcattacaatcatttaataaatttgactcaatacaaactaagaaaatgaccaaatatgtcctaagtcgtgccgaaaatccggcagagtctcccctatacctaggacctacccaacctgtaaaagggctcaaaacgcacctctatattcacaaatcatacactcacaaaatcatacactcacaactcaatcacatcacacagcctctcctgggcccatccaaacagtcatcaatcataatatgtaaatttacagtttagtccttataattgatcattttttgcaaaaactgcccaaataagctctaaaaattctaaaactttgccccgcggtccctagcaatattactaggctattacaaaaagaataataattttctgagctaccacgaatattttatggatttttaatcccatttaagtacaAGAAAATTAcgaaagttcgggtttacctatgccgattccgactctggAGACGCGcttgggacatctgacaatggtggggtagccaaaattttGATCCAATTAGGAGACCTTTTCGGTAGccagtctgtctggccggaaattcacaaacccggacaactgttgaatttccgtgaattgaagatacctacacgaagcccacaacacgggggttagtataaaatttttacggaattttctaagttcatttaatgcttggaaaaatactgcgaagttccgtgggacccatcgaaaaacggtgtcggaaaatttcgaaatttatatttccgcgaagctctcgacaagtggagcactttggtactctcggttttctcgtggggttcatagtttgcgagaaatctagcccaaaagtcaaaatgggctaaaaatttccggacaaaaattggacaaactgctcgatggattttggtgttcttggtgtctatggaaagatctcgaggtgtagatgggtttagacacaagactcggTCCGATTGGTGGTCGAAACGGCCAGAAATACGAAGCGTCGTGCCCGCGCAGGGGTGGCGTTTGCCTGCGTTTTCTGGCCGTTTGGAGCATTGGTCGGCCGTGGGGAGGTAGTGGGGCGGTGCGCGGGGAGGGGAGgatggaggagagagaaaacgggagagaaagagcgaggggtcgggacgcgcgcggggaggaagaaaaaggaagaaggagccggtccgattcgatcagtCCGATccggttcggtttgattcggtcggttcgattcaggatataaaattttaaatttttactctgtcttgggaccgaaaacgaggcccaaaaattccgaaaaaaattctagaaaactcagaaaaatttgtagactccaaatatatttttagttttggcacgtggtctttaaattaatttttaaaaattatcaaagttttatattttcggaaaatcaaacctgatttcaaaaatctgaaaaatctcaaataattacctaaaattttaataaaattaaaacatcaatatttgcccaaaaataataaatttaaaaattaggggtgttacataaacctACTTacaattcatatatttaataagtgaatCCTATCATATATGGTCTATTTTATATCCATGGTGTAGGTAAGAAATTCTCGGTGAACAAGCTTTGGTGACAAACTTCTCTCCTAAGCAATAAGTTTTGATTGATCTGAGTGTGTGCCATTGCAAATCCAAATAGGACACTGATGGACATCTTAAAAGTCGAAAAGTTTGCATAACAGtgcttgtttcttcttcttcttcttcattttcagcAACTTTCCAATGTTCGCTTTCATGTGAAGAGatcttcatttttattttcttatattaattTGTAGTATCCCATATGGGAGGGATACAAAAGTGGCTAAAGGGTTTAAATAATTCCTAATTTAACTattaaaataacttaattaaaattttggactGTTAATTTAGAattcaaatttatttcaattaattaaatttgggTGTTACATAATATTAATCAATTGCtcatataattttctttttcaattaaatttaattattataaattattttagttgCTCAGACATCTGCATTTAACCTGTATAATACTTTTTAGCTAACCTGTTTTATTATGATATTGAAAATATATCATTCACTTGGTAATTTCGAGTCTCTACTCCCTAATCTCctactaagaaaaaaaaaaatttccccaTATAATGACAAATGCCACGAATTAATGAGGAGTTAAGCATCAAGTTTCCAATTGAATTTTagctaaaaataatatattttaaaattgagGTCATAGTTTAAATTTGAAGTAAATATAAAGATTTTTCCCTCTTTTCAAACAAAACTttgttcttcacaaatcaaaagaTGGTTCACATATATTCTTTCCACAACATTTTTAATATCCTTAATTTCCATgacttttttcattttttaattaaatataatattttacaactatattataaactcaatatatatataaactcaatGCTAAGTATAATAttacaaaggaaaaaaaatgactGCCAACGTTtaacttgaaaaagaaatttaaGGAATCATGATGAAAATAAAAAAGCTCTATATTATTTACGTCATATTTTTAAAAAAGTAATGCcagaaatatttaattaaaaatttatgattaaattattatttttttaatcattgcaTCTTACATACAATcataacattaattaaaattttgcattaacaatataaaatattttttattaataatattgtattatataaataaaattaaaattaatttgtgCATCTTATGGTTGAAAAGGATGAAAAGAAGGAAGTTAAAAAAGACAAGAATGGCAATAtctttaataataaaaaagaaaagaaaagtgagTGACAAAAAAGTTAGAAACAAAGCTAATGAGAAAAGACCAAAtataagagaaagagaaagagagacaAAGGGAAGCAAAGTGAGTCCTGAGTCATCCGTCGTCCTTAGTTCCTTCCAGGCTAAGTTCttgaaaattaagaaattttttcatatatatatacttGAAAATTTTACAATAAAGCTATATATACTCTAATTAAAATGTGaaatgataaaataattttttagggtttttgaaaaataaaaataaaaattttcactcatttttaatttatcaattttaatattCCTTTAATTTTAGCAATCGGGTTAATTGATTGCTAAGGTTAATCTTTTGATAAttagaaatttataaatttagacAACAAATTTAAACTTcgttaatttatttcataaaaaataatttatatatgaaaaatattttatgtaaaaaatatttttaaaataatattttttatgaaaatatttcaaTGTTGATCGTTGAACTaatggtatatatatataaaagtgttattatattttttgtttacttatatttttagtatattaaatattaaaaaatgcaaaaaaatatttttaaataaaaaatattttttgtgaaaCATCGCAGCCTTAAGAACAATAATAGGAATGGTGATTAATTATTACGAtttaatgaaaaatatatatttttcaaagAATTATGAATCCCACAAATTTAGAAAatgtattttttaatataatcagCATTTTAAGTGAGCTAATTGGGATATCTGTGCTAATTGAAAGTAATGTTAAAGtttataattaaattgataaaattgaaagattaaattattaaaattgaaaattcatAAAAGGGtttatatttttttgaaaaaaaattaaaggttcagattttatttatgataaatatattttttatttaattaaataaatcataaataaattaatatttacatcgcCCTTTCTTctctaataaatttttatttaataaaatcaatatatatataatgggATATATGTAATAACGTTACAAATGTTGTACATACATTACTTTCATTTACCTTCTATTGCCCACTTCTATATATATCACCTATGGCTTCATTCACAACTCAGTAAGTTTTTATAACTAGGAACTTGACGCGCCAAAGCACAGGTACATTCATCTCCTTCTGCCTTTTATGGTCAAATATATGTCTCTCCTCTCGATAATTAAATCATTCTCTTTCTTGGAAGcaaaaaataattagattaaCTATATGTGTCTGTAAATACAGATATCGTGCTATATATCAATTAAGAATGGCTGCCGAGAACAAAGTAAGCTTGAAGCTATTGATTGACAAGAAAGCGAATAAACTCCTTAAATTGGCAAGGAAATGGCAAAAGCTGGCTGCAATCAAGCGAAAGAGAATTACATTGCCACATGCCATTGGAATTACTAATACTAGCAACTGCAGCACATCACCAGTGTCTGAAAAGGGCCATTTTGCTGTGTATTCAGCAGATAAAAAAGGTTTCCTTCTTCCATTAGAATATCTTAGAAATGAAATCATCAAACAGCTGTTCAACATGGCCGAAGAAGAATTTGGATTGCAAAACAAGGGGCCTCTCACACTGCCATGTGACACAGAGCATATGGGATATGCATTTGGTTTGATCAAACAGCAGGCTACTAGAGATGTTGAGAATGCTTTCTTGACATCCATAACTAGCCATTGTTTTTCACTGTCTTTCTGTCTGCAAGATCAAGTAACTAGCAACCAGCTGCCAATTTGCAGTTTTTGAAGAGTTATAATTAGATTTGTAAATAAGGCACACAATAGCTTATTTTCATACAATTTATCAAAAGTCTCAAAATGTTTTTCATGCTTATTTTTGTCCAATATGCATTAGGCCAATCAGTTGAAAATGCAAAATAACATGCTCATGCTCTACACTCGACATTACTAACAGTAATCCAAATTCTTAAAACCTCAAAAAAAATCTcccattaatttataaaattttctcctAAAGCTTGGAGACCTTGTGATTTGTGACCTTGTAGTGTCCTTGAACCAAAAGACAAAATGAGAATGCAAACaatatttgtcacgacccaacctatgggccggaccggcactaggacctgggccagcttaaagcccccgaggcccgtagtaagcctaactattccttaacccaactctaaggcccatttgggcccaatttcaagaaatcaaccggacagagtccggccataaaatggacctttcaacggggagtttttggctcacccgacctgtaaacacaatatatatcaattggggagctcagctcaccctccacatacacaaatcatcataaaaataaatgggagtccATCAATCATGCATaccataataagtttacaggtccaaagtaaaaatttatattacagacccaattcaataaatacttctaacacatgcggaaattctagagttaacaggtttatacagacattaataaatgacctgcgagggagaaaagcaggttaacctcaaaaatatcctcctgtggcctagaaaaatattgaacagagtgagcgttcgactcagagagtaaaatatcaattttaaccataatctctataactatctaaaactaatgcaccctatagagtaaaatgcaacaccagcaataatttcacatcataacatcaaaaaggtaatttggagcactcacacaccctgtaacatcaatcataatatatgggagctgatcccctatacagtccTCTTAAAtctaacctggtgccagcgaagaactcaagctggactttcacttaataaaccaaatcggggtcctagcgaagaactcaagccgtgactacccccgaaggatcgggaagaactcaagccgtgactacccgtcctatccatagtccacaccacatcacacgcacgccaacgcacgcacactgctccaaattaccacaacaacatccatgacactttaactgttatgaatgcaacataaatcgtgcctagagtttaactacataaatatatgcatataagtaatgcatgggcatgcttgaacatataataatatcgaaattacaattaaaaataatattttactcacagacttgacaatggTCACttaggcggctgggcggaggaagaaggctgtcccggctcacctgacaattttattacaatcatttaataaatttgactcaatacaaacaaagaaaaagatcaaatacgtcctaagtcgtgtcgaaaatccggtagagtctcccctatacctaggacctacccatcctgcaaaagggctcaaaacacacttctatactcacaatccatatatctacaactcaatcacatcacacagtccctcctgggcccatcaaatcagtcatccatcacaatatgtaaaattttaatttagtccttataattgatcatttttgcaaaaactgcccaaacaagctctaaaaattctaaaactttgccccgcggtccttagcaatattgctaggctattgcaaaaagaatcataattttctaagctaccacgaatattttatgaatttttaatcctatttaagcactagaaaattacgaaaaagcaaggttcgggtttacctttgccaattccgacttcgagGACGCGCTTGGGACATCTGACaatagtggggtagccaaaacctcgatccaattcggagacttttccggtaatgggtctgtctggccggaaattcacagacccggacaactgtcgaatttccgcgaattgaggatacctacacgaagcccacaacacaggggttagcacataaatttttcagaattttctaagctcatttaatgctcgaaaaaacaatgcgaagttccgtgagacccaccgaaaaacagtgtcagaaaaattcgaaatttatgtcgccgcgaaactctcgacgagtggagcgctctggtactctcggttttctcgtggggttcacggtttacgagaaatctagcccaaaagttgaaatgggctaaaaacttcccggaaCAAAAATCGAACAAACCGCTCGACAgatttttgtgttcttggtgtctatggaaagctctcgatgggtagatgagtttagacataaGACtcagtccgattggtggccggatcggccagatttCGGCCGAGAAGATGAATGGCCGCGCGCGCGCTGCGCGTCGCTTCTggagccgttttccggcgttccaggcggcggccggccatGAGGGAGGGCTGAGGTGGCGCGCCGGggaggtggggaggcaggggaggtggcggcgcggcaaggggaggagggaggagagagaaaagagagagagaaggggaggaggtcggacgcgcgcgaggaagggaaagaagaaaaagaaaaggccggtccgattcgatcggtccgatccggtcggttcgattcggccggttcgattcaggatacaaaattttgaatttttactctgcctcgggaccgaaaacgaggtctaaaaattcgaaaaaatttcagaaaatttagaaaaattcataaactccaaatatatttttagttttgccacgtggtctttaaattaatttttaaaaatcatcaaagtttatattttaggAAAATCGGACCCGATTttgaaaatccgaaaaatctcaaataatttcttaacatttaaataaaattaaaatatccataatactcataaaataataaaatttaaaattttggggtgttacaatattcaTCTTCACTGTAGGAAACAAGTTGTTAAACATAAATAACTATGCTAACAACCCAAGGTATCTCCTCTAAATTAACTAACCACCTATTTCTACATTGAAAATAACAACAGCACAAGGAAAGCTACACGATATGGAATGTCCCAACTCCCAAACCTTTTCACTATATTTACTACCCACTGCTTTTCCATTTACTGATCAACTCAATATTGTCTTAAGATCTAAATCTCTTCTTCCAACATAGAACAAGAAGCATGATTAGCCCAAAGAAGCTCATCAAAATTGCAAGAAAGTGGCAAAGGAGAACTGCCATGAGGAGGAATAGAATTTCTTTTCCTAAGATCAGCACCAACAGAAACGCTAAATCTTCTAATACATCAACATCAACTACTACAGGAAATTTTGTTATCTACACCAGAGATCAAAAGCGATTTACTGTTCCTCTAGCATATCTCAACAATAACATCATGAAAGAGCTATTGAAGATGTCTGAAGAAGTGTATGGGCTATCAAGTGAAGGTCCTATCAAATTGCCATTTGATGCTGTGTTCATGGAGTATGTGGTTTCAATCATCAAAAAGGGTTTAGTTAAAGATATAGAGAAAGCTTTGCTTATGTCTATGGAAACCAGTTGCTGCTCAACATCTGTTGGTTTACATCAAGGACATACGAGTCAACAACTGCTCATTTTGCTTATTGAAGTAGTTCAATTTTGTAACTAATCCTTATTACAGTGTAATATATGTGCTAAATCATTCAGCAATTCATAATGGAAAATAGATTATGTCGAATGAAAAACATCAGTGGCTAAAATGATTATATGGGACTTCATGCAATGCAGCAACGTTGATGTAAAGACACTAGTGTCTgcttggagaaaactgtcaaaAGTATGATAGGAAACTCATTCAACATATTGAAGTATTGTTGGAGCTGATGAGATTTAGTAGGTAAAATATACGTGTACAAGTAAAGAAACAGCCATACCCAAGCATGGTGCAAGTATGGGCTATGTTAACTAAAGAAAGCATTCTTTCCATATTAAAGGAAGAGAGCGCTGCTGCTGGAAATAGTGAGTGTTGCTGCTGGAAATAGAGAGAGCATAGAGACTTTGAGAGAGCTGGAAAGAGAGTTTTAGAGAATTAAGAAAATGAggaagaaatgaagaaaaaatCTTTAAATTTGTATATGTA includes:
- the LOC131172545 gene encoding auxin-responsive protein SAUR68-like, translated to MISANKLLKLARKWQKLAAIKRKRITLPHAIGITNTSNCSTSPVSEKGHFAVYSADKKGFLLPLEYLRNEIIKQLFNMAEEEFGLQNKGPLTLPCDTEHMGYAFGLIKQQATRDVENAFLTSITSHCFSLSFCLQDQVTSNQLPICSF